AATCATCCCCGGCCCTGTCGGACGCCATCCCAGCCATTCCTGGGTCAAGGCACTCGACGCCGGCATATCGATCCCCATAAACGCCGCCAAAAAACCAAAGTGCTCACCCGCCTGCTCCGGAGACAAGGACACCACCGGCAGGTCCAACCGGCGGCCGATCGCTTCGGCGATGGCTTTGAGCGGCACGCCCTCTTCGCCCACCGCATGATACCGCGCACCGGCCAACCCTTTTTCCAACGCCAGGTGATAAACCCGCGCGGCATCAAACCGGTAGGCCGCCGGCCAGCGGTTCAGCCCTTCACCGATGTATGCCGACACCCCTTTTTGACGGGCGATGTCAATGGCAAGGGAGACGAGCCCATGCTTGTCCCGGTCATGCACCTGCGGAAGACGCACCACCGACACCGGGACCCCCTGCGCCGCCACCACGTCCGCCGTCGCTTCCGACACACGGGGTACGTGCGCGAAACTGGGGTGGGGGGCTTCCATTTCCGTCCTGGGCCCGCCCGAAACGCCCATACCCGTTCCCGAGGTAACAATCAACGGACCACGGCCGCTGCCCAGCCCCTCGCCCAAGGCCAGGATGGCGCGCCGGTCGACCTCGCAATTCTCCGCAAACTTTGAGAAATCATGGATAAAGCCTAAATGAATGACCGCATCCGCGCCCGCGGCGCCGCTGCGCAAGCTTTCCAAATCTTCCAGCGCCCCGCGATGCGCTTCCGCGCCCACCGCTGCCAATGCGTCCACCGCCGCTTCCGTACGAGCCAATCCAAGAACCTGGTGACCCGACTTGATCAGGTCCGGGACAAGGGCCGATCCGATAAATCCAGTTGCACCTGTAATAAAGACACGCATATTTTTTTATACAAAATTGAGCCGTCGGGAGACTTGAAAACAAGGACATTTGACTCAAATTTCTAAAATCCCGACCGTTTTGCCCGGCTCCTTCGTCTATAGACAAACAAACAAAATGCAACCTCTAAAAGACAAAGTAGCCGTCGTATTTGCCGCCTCCGGAGACATAGCGGGCGCCGTGGCGCGATCGTTTTCCGATCAAGGGGCAAAGGTCTATGTTACCGCCCGGAACCTGGATGCCGTAAAAGCGTTGGCGCGCGAGCTCAAAGCGGAAGCCGCCAGGGTGGACGCCATGAAGGAGACCGAAATCGACCACTTCCTACAAAAGGTTGTCGCGGACAACGGCAAATTGGACGTCGTATTCAATGGTATCGGCGTGAGCTACAACGACATGGGCGGCCGTCCACCCACCACCCAAGCGACTTTCGAGCAGTTTATGAGCCCCATGGAAAAACTTTGCGGTTCACAGTTCCTTACGTCCAGGGTAGCGGCAAGGTACATGATGGAAACCGGTTCCGAGGGGACCATCCTGCTGCTCACGGCGGCGCTGTCCAGAAGCAAAATCCCCAACCTGGCAGGCATCACCGCCGCCAGTGCCGCCATTGAAGGGATGACCAGGGTGATGGCCGCGGAATTTGGGGGTAACGGTATAAAGGTGATCTGTATTTGTTCCGGCGCCTTGATGGAGACGAAGCGGATTTCCGGATGGATAGAGTCCGTTGCAAACCAATACGGAATACCGGTGGAGCAAATCGTGTCACAATACAAAGCCTTTGACATATTAAAGACGGTGCCTACACTGAAGCAACTCGGCGACACCGCCGCCTTTCTTGCTTCCGAGACAGGGGTGGCCTTCAACAGTCATATTGTTGACGTGGATTGTGGTAAGTTGAATATCTTGTGATCCATGGATATCAACGATTTCCAAACCCTTTTCGCCGAGTTTCAAAACCCGTTAAAGTCATACCTGTATCGTCTGGTGACCGACCGGAATGACGTGGAGGACCTGACGCACGACACGTTTATCCGGGCATTTTCCAAGATATCCACCTTTAACCAGGAATCTTCCCTAAAAACCTGGGTGTTCAAAATAGCGACCAACCTCGCGTATGATCATTTACGGCGACAAAAAAGATGGCAGGCCGACGCCCAGGACCGGGCGGCGGACCTCGCCATCGGTTCCGAGGAAATCCGGCAGGTATTTTGGATGGTCCACCATACATCGCCTTACGGGGCGTACGAAATGAAGGAGCATATCGACTACTGTTTTACTTGTATATCAAAAACCTTACCCATCGAAAACCAGGTCGCCCTGATCTTAAAAGACATTTACGATTTTCAAGTCAGGGAAATTGGCCTTATCCTGGGGAAAACGGAAGGCGTCATCAAGCACCTGCTAAACGACGCCAGGAGCACGATGACGGATATATTTGAGCACAGGTGCGCGCTCATCAACAAAAATGGCGTCTGTCACCAATGCAGCCACATCAACGAAATATTCAACCCCAAACAGGACCAGCAGGAGGAGCTCATGAAGCTGGACCTTGTAAAGGGTTCGAAAAAATACAACCGGGAGGAGCTGTATGCCTTGCGGACCATGCTGGTAAAAGCGATCGATCCCCTGCATGCGTCGGGGACCGATTTTCACGAGGAGATTATGAAGTGTCTTAGAACGGCGATTGGGGAGAAAAAGGATTTTTTTGCGGAGGAATAGGCTTTGCAAACTTTTTCGAGCCCGCCACACAAAGAATCACCCCCACGGTCACGCCCACCATCCCCAGGCTCACCTTTTCGTGAAGCAACGTCGCCGCCAACCCCAATCCAAAGAAGGGTTGTAACAGTTGCAACTGGCCGACCGTTGCCGTCCCGCCTTGTGCAAGCCCCCGATACCAGAATATAAAACCGATAAACATGCTGAACAGCGAGACATAGCTCAGGCCAATCCAGCCGGCCGCGTGAATTTGAACAAAGGAGGCCGGGGGTAAAAAGAAAACAAGCGGGACCATGACCGGCAACGACAACACCAATGCCCAGGAAATCACCTGCCAACCACCCAGCGTCTTTGAGAGTCTGGCGCCCTCCGCATAGCCCAGCCCGCAAAGAAGGATCGCCAGCAGCATGAGTCCATCCCCCACAGGTGATCCTTTTATGCCTTGCGCGACAGCAAAGCCAACGACCAGGAGGCTTCCCACCAGGGAGAATATCCAGAATACCGGCCGGGGGCGCTCTCCTCCGCGAATCACCCCGAATAGGGCGGTGACAAGCGGCAATATGCCTACAAAAACGATGGAGTGCGCGGAGGTGACATATTGCAAGGCCAACCCCGATAAAAGGGGATAACCCACCACTACACCCAACCCGACGATCGACAGGGGGAAAATCTGTTCCCGCGCCGGTCGTTTTTCCTTAAAGACAAAAAGGACAAAAAGCGCCAGCAGACCGGCAATGGTGGCCCGCGCCGCCGTTAGAAACAAGGGGCTGAAGTCCAGAATGGCCACCCTTGTGGCGGGTAGTGAACCACTGAATATCACTACCCCGATAAAACCATACATCCAACCACTTGTCGTTTTTGCGCTCATTTTTTTTGCACAAAAATAAAAGCGCAGAACATAAAGACACAGTCTCAGTTTTATATATTTGCATGGATACAGTTTATTATGCCCAGGAATTTTTTATACCATGAAATAGCCGGCAGGATCGCCGCTCAGATCAGAAATGGGACCCTGAAAGCCGGCGACAGGCTGCCCTCGGTGAGGATGTTATGCCAGGAACATGGCATCGGTATGAATACGGCAAAGCGGATATTTTTGGAGCTGGAGGCCCAGTCATTGATCGAATCCAAACCCCAATCGGGCTATTTTGTACATAAACTGCTGTATCTAAAATTACCGCTTCCCGAGGTAAGCCGCCCTTCTCCGACAGCTCATTGCAAGGAGCCAGACGGACTTATCAGCAGGGTCTACGCCAATATGGGCAACGAGAAGCTCACCCTGTTCTCCATCGGCGCACCATCCGGAGACCTGCTGCCCTTCCCAAAATTGAAAAAGGAACTCGTTTTGGCCACCCGGGCGCTTAAGGAAGGCGGAACGGCGTATGAACCGCTACCCGGCAATACAAAATTGAGAAGGATGATGGCGGCCCGCTCCCTGGCCTGGGGCGGCCATCTCACGGAAGACGACCTGGTGACGACCAGCGGCGGCATGAACGCGCTGTCTTTTTGCCTGATGGCATTAGGCAAGCCCGGCGATACGGTTGCCATAGAAAGTCCGTGCTATCCGGGCATTTTGCAACTGGCCGTAAGTCTGGGTCTAAAAGTGCTGGAGCTGCCGACGCATCCGACGACAGGGATAGAAATAGATGCCTTAATGAAAGCCATTCCAAAGATTGATATCTGCTTATTGGTCCCCAACTTCAATACCCCCTTGGGCAGTTGTATGCCGGAAGAGCACAAGAAGGCGGTTGTGACGCTGCTGGCAAAGCACGGCATACCACTGATAGAGGACGATGTATATGGCGACCTCTATTTTGGTGGGCAACGTCCACCCTGTTGCAAATCGTTTGACGAGACAGGCACCGTGCTATGGTGTAGTTCCGTTTCCAAAACCCTGGCGCCGGGCTATCGCGTCGGCTGGGTAGCCCCCGGCAAATACAAAGCGCAAATACTAAAGCTAAAGCTGGTGCACGCCTTGTCCTCCACCTCCGTTGTCCAGGAAGCCGTGGGGAATTTCCTAAGTACCGGCAGGTATGACCATCACCTCCGTCGTCTTCGGGCAACCCTCCAAAGCAACTACCAAAACTATGTCCACACGATAGCGGAATACTTCCCCGATGGGACAAAGACGAGCCGGCCACAAGGCGGCCTTGCCCTATGGGTTGAATTTCCCAAAAGGATCGATACCACCGAATTGTATGACTTCGCCATCAGGCAACGCATCAGCATTGCCCCCGGGCGCATGTTCACGCTTCAACACCAGTTTGAGCACTGCATGCGGCTTTGTATCGGGTTGCCCTGGTCCGAAGACATAAGATTCAAATTGAAAAAGCTGGGGAACCTCGCGAAAATGATGTGATCCGGCATAGACTTTGTGCGTTTTTCGAATACACCTGCTCGCCCCGCCACATCAAACTTTTCATCCAAAAAAACGCATCTATGAAACGCACTACTGTGGTTTCCCTGGCCTTGCTATGCCTGGGAGCGATGATTCCTGCTTGTATCAAGGTAACGACACCAGGAGGGGGTTCTTCGGACAAACAAGACCTCCAAATGATGTTGACGGACGATCCCCCGCCCACGCCCCCGGACTCCGTTCTGATCGATGCCATGGCCAGCATCACCGCCGTAAACGTGGACATAGAATCCATGTCCATAATGATGTGGTCGGACACCGATCACTGGGAACCCCTGGACATCATGCCCGGGGTATATAACCTCTTGAACCTCAGGAACGGCATGGATACCGCGTTGGGCACAACGCACCTCAAAAAGGGACAGGTTAAAGCGATCAAGGTGGTCTTCGGGAACCAAAGCTCCGTGACCGCAAACGGCATCAATGTTCAACTGGGTTTACTGTTTGCACCCACGGTGGTCGTCCCCGTGACCAATGATACGATACAGTTGGGCGACACCCCCCTCCAGCTATGGATGGACATCGACGCCGGGCGTTCGATCGTCGAGCTCGCGCAGGGGAACTTCGGACTCAAACCCTTTATCCGCCTGTTCACCACCAACAGCGCCAGTATAAAAGGGATCGTCATGCCCCACGCGTCCGCGCCCCTCGTCGGCGTCATCAGCGGCAGCGATACGCTGGTGGCCCTGCCTTCCTTCACCGGGGATTCCGGTATGTGGGAAATACGCGGGATAAAAACGGCTACGGTAAACGTCTTCTTCCACGCGACAGCTTCAAGCTACCACGATACGGCGTTGCTCGATGTTCCCGTGGTGCGCGGGACGATCACCGATGTAGGGAGTGTCGAGTTGAAGCAATAGCACGGGAAACCATAATGATGCAAAATGGCTCTAAACTTGGGAAAAACCCTAGTTTGAGCCATTTTGCATATCTATACCTGCAATTCGGCAATTAAACCGTACTTTCGTAGGTAACATTGAGTTTAGCAAAAGAAGTAATTGTCAAGTCCCCTCTACTTTTTATCGCCCTTCTCAGTTGGTCTCTAACATTTTAAACTTTTTAAGCATGACTCTTTATGTCTCCAACCTGGCTTTCCAGGTAACGGATCGTGATCTTCAATCTCTTTTTACGCCTTTTGGCGCCGTTAACTCCATTAACATTATTATGGATAAAGCTACGGGAAGGTCCCGCGGGTTTGCTTTTGTGGAAATACCGGACGCCGCCGGCGAAAACGCCATCCGCGAGCTTCAAGGTGTTGATTTGCAAGGCCGGCCGCTATCCATTGCCCCTGCAAAGCCGAAAAGGGATGAATCCGATGGTGGGTTCCAACCCAACCGTAACCGGAACAGGTTTTAGTGGTACTCTTCGCTTCTCTTAAAAGCTTCGAACGCCAGGCGTACCTGTTGGAGAATTTCCTCGGGGAAGTCGTTGAACTGGAGCTTTTCAAAGGAAATGCTGGAGGGTGTAAAACGAGACAGGCTTTGATGGTGATTGTGCATGTAATCGCGCGTTTCCGAAGGCCATCTCGGCTCGTGCTGTTGGAAAAACGACATGAACTTTTCCTCGACTTTATCGAGGTTCTTTTTCAGCAGGTCCATGCCCGTTGCTTGTATACTCATATCGACGAAGGTATGCTTTATATTCAATTACCAATACATCAATGACCGTACAACAGATCGAAAAGTTTATAGCGTTGCATCCAAAAGGAGCATCTGGATCCGTGACCATATCCTTTAAAACAAGAAAAAATGTCCAGGGTGTTTTCATTCAAACCCCCGACTACGAGGAATTGAAGAAAAAGAACTTTTGGCGGATCGTCATGTCCCCGAACCTGGATGACTATATCCGTACGAAAAGCCTTAGCCACGCCAGGATATTCAATGGCCTGGAATTCTCGAAGCTGTCGATACCATAGATCATGCTGTATTCGAAGGACGATCTTACGCACAAGGACTATGAATGGGAAAAGCCGCCCGGTAAGGTCGTTTACAGCGGAAGCCCTACCCGGCGTGCTTTTGACCCCTTCAACGGCGAGCAAGTACTTTTCGTCATCAATACTTTCTGCACATCGATTACCGGGATCACCATTGCGGAGGTTGAAAAAATTGAATCCCTTCTGCGGGATAAGTTGCCGCTGGGGCCCAGGAGTGAGATATCGGTGGTGCGGTGGTTGGAGTTGATCTACGAGTAGCCAAACAATAAAATGAGTATCGTACGACAAACAGGCGGCATGATCCGCAACACGTTTATCAATGGCATTATTTTTCTAATCCCACTGGTCGCACTTGGCTGGGTTTTTAGCGGCGCTATCGGAGGTATCGCAGGCGCCATGAGCAGTACCCAAAGCAACCCCTGGGTACAATCGCACGGCGGTTTGTTGTTGTTGCTGCCGATGGTGGTTTTGGGATTCGTTGCTTTTGTCTTTGCCTTGGGCATCCTGGTCCATATTACGGTACTTCAACGTGCCAAGAACTGGCTGGAGCAACAAGTACTGGATATGATGCCGGGGTACGATTTCCTAAAGTCAATGATGGAGGAAAAACTGCACGTAAAGGAGAAGAAGGGCGCCCCCGTGCTGGTGCAATGGTCTTCCTCGCAGCAGTTAGGCATATTGGTGGAGGAAAAAGAAGGGCGCGCCGTGGTGTTTTTCCCCACCAGTACCATCATGGGCGGTGGCGCGGTACACGTTGTACGCGTCGAGCAGATTACAAGACTTTCCTTTTCACTTACAGAGCTGGATAATATATTGATCCGGTCGGGCGGGGGATTGCTGGGGGAAGCCTAAAGGCCGCCCCCAGCGTTCCCGATCCCGTCTAGAAATTATTAGGATTAAAAGATCCCTGGGCATAAGGATCTACAATCTTTGTCGATTCCACGCCACCCGGGATAATCACAAACCTGTATTGCAAGCTCAACGGGATCTCTATACTCCCCGAGTTATCCGAGGTAAAACGGGTGATCAGGATATTCCCCACTTCCGGAATGAAGGCAAGCGTACTGTTGACGCTTCCGGCACTGGCGATATAGGGCAAGACCTCTTCACCCCCTCCAAACTGAAGATACACCTGTATGCTCGCGGTGCTCAGGTCCGCCAGGCTAAGGGCGTTTGCAGGGAAATCGACCACCCACAGATTGGATTCGTCAATCATCGTATCCCTGGCATTGGTGGCATAACCCCATGCGGAGTATATCACGTTGGCCGTACCGGTAGCGCCCTTCAGGACAATCCCCGTCCCCCAGCCGGAGGCCGTTTTGGGGCCGTACAACACATAATTGGTGGCGTCCAGGTAGTAGTCGCCGGTGGTTCCGGTAGCTGCGGGCGGCGCCCCGCTTCCGGAATATATCTGGCTTCCGGCTTTGCCGGTGGCGCCCGTCGCACCTGTGGCTCCGGTAGCGCCGGTGGCTCCCGTAGCCCCGGTAGCACCGGTGGCGCCTGTGGCTCCCGCCAGTGAAATACCCGTTCCCCAGCCGGAGGCTGTTTTGGGGCCATATAAAACGTCCGAAGTGACATCCAGGTAGTAGTCCCCGTTGTTTCCGGTACTGGCGGAAGGAGTCGTCGACCCGCTATAGATCTGGCTGCCATTCGAGCCGGCAGGGCCTACGGGGCCAGCGGCACCGGTGGCGCCGGTGGCTCCCTGGGGGCCCGCAGGTCCGGTTTTGGTGCAGGAGGAGACTCCCCAAATGGCCACTGCAAGCAGTATCGTGAAGAGCCCTGTTGTTGAATGTTTCATTGCGCATGTTTGTTAAAGGCATGAAGGTAGAAGAAGGGCTACGGACAACCACAAGTAATACTACGTAATCGGAATGCGCAGTAATACGGGAAATGGCGCTAGTGCACATTCCTAATGGGACTGAACGGCCCATATTTGTGTTGCATCGCACTAAAGGTATCCGCATACGGCCCGAAGGGTTGGTCGACCGGTTTTCGCGCGATGTCTGGCCAGTCTTTCGGAAAGACCTTTTCGGGTCGCGGCTGGCTGTTGATGAACGCAGCCACATCCCATGCCTGTTCGTCCGTGAGGAGAGGGGCGTCGTGGGAGCCACCGTAAGGCATGTTGTCTTTTACCAGGCCGGCCAGACGGCTGATGCGGTAGAGTCCTGCACCGGTGGTATAGCTATAGGCTCCCCATAAAGGAGGGTACCGGTAGCTGGCGCTGTCGGGATTGAGCGTCCCCTGGCCATCCGCGCCGTGACATCGCTGACAGAGCTGTTGATAAACCAGGCGGCCTTTTTCCGGATCGGCTGCCCTGTCAAGGAAGGGAATATCCCTGATGCCTGCACCCGCGGGCTTTGTTCCTTTGGGCACATCCTGCCCCAGCCACCGGAGGTAGGCGGAGATGGCTTTCATCTCAAGGCTATTGGTATCCAGTGGACGGCCATTGAGGCTTCTTTCGAGACAGTCGTTTACCCGGCGGTGGATATTTTCCACTGATCCGCTGCGGTCGCGAAATTTTGGGTAAGTGGCGTATACGGCGCTGTAATTGTTGCCCCATGCTTTTGTCCCTGCGTCGAGGTGACAGTTCTGACAGTTCATGCCATTGGTGAGGACGGCCTTTGTTCCTTTTGGACCAAGGTAATAGGCAGTATTGGCGATAAGATCCCGGCCATAGCGGATGAGCCTGCCTTCCTCCGTAGCTGGTATCCGGGCCGTATCAGGCGCCTTCCAGTCAAGACCTCCGTTCCCATGCGGCTTGCAGGAACAGGCGATGACTACGAGACCCCACCCGCATAACCTAGCCGGCGAAAACATAGGAACATCCGTGTTCCTGGGCGCGACCTACCGCCCAAACGCCGGAAGGCATGGGCTGGACCCCCGGCAACAGCCCGGACATCCAGTCCTTTTTTACCTCGGCCGGGTCGCCGCTTCCTGCCAGGGCTGCGCTGTATACGGTCATGGCGACATCGCAGACACAGAACATGACCCCGCTGTTTTGCAACTGGTCGATACCGATATCCACGGGGCCGAGACCGGGAACGGTGAAATCCCCATGCATGGGTTTCCAGAAGGGGTTGCGGGTGGAGGGGGCTTTTGTTTTCGGGTCGTTGTACTTGAATACCTCCCCGAATTTGTATTTTTCCCAGATCCGATCCTCGAACGCAAAGGGAATGCCTTCGTGACGGAGTACGACGACGACGTTGTTCTCTTTCTCGGGCGTACCGGTCGCCATGTTGGTCATGAGGAAGACCCTTGACCACGCGAACGGAAATAACTCGTTGGGGTGTGGGACGTCCAATACGATCCGGTGCTTGCCTTTGAGCTGGCTGAACCAGGTGTCGGCATCGCCAGCCCGGGCGGGTGTGGCATTCAGATGAAGCGGAACATTCAATGTAGCCAGGGCGGCCGTGCCTACGGCTATGTTCCCAAGGAAGCTGCGACGGGTTGTGGTGGACATGATGACCAGTGTTTTCCATAAAAATAGGTTCGTCCCCAAAAGCCGTCAATGGCATGAAGATGCCGCTTACAGGATGTTCCCGCGGAGCGCTTTTGATACGGCTTCCCGGCCGCAGTTGACGTGTAGTTTGGAATAGATGTTCCGGATATGTCCCCTTACCGTGTCGAGGCTGATATGACAATGGACGGCAATCATTTTATAGCTGTAGCCTTTTATAAGATACTTCAGTACTTCTTTTTCGCGGTCCGAAAGCCTGTACGCTGTGTGTGGGGGGCGGAAGGACTGCAATACCTTCCTGGCGATGACGGGAGAAAGGGGCGCGCCGCCATGCAGCATATTCTCGATGGCTTCCAGCAGGTAGACAAAAGAAGAGTTCTTCAGGATATACCCGTTGGCCCCGCCACAAAGGCATTGGAACAAGCGGTCCTCGTCCTCGAATACCGTATACATGAGGATAAAGGTTTCCGGCCGTTGCTCTTTTATGATGCGAAGGCCTTCAATGCCATCCACACCCGGCATATCAAGGTCCATGATCACGATGTCGGGCTGGTGTTGCCGGATGACGTCGGCAGCCCCGGCGCAGTTCTCATAACCGCCGCATACGATATACCCTTCCACACCGCTTAACAGTACCGTCAGCGATTCGCGGAGCGGAGAATTGTCTTCGAAGATGGCAATGCTTGTGGGCATATCAGACTTTAAAATAAAACCCGAAGGTCGGGCTGTCAATAGCATATTCATGTCAGCGTTGTGTTCAGGACAACGGTCGTGCCATGCTGGGGCAAGGACCTGATCTCAAGTTTCCAACGATGTTGCCGCGCCCGTTCCTGCATATTCCTAAGGCCGTTGCCCGCAGCGGCAACGCAGGTGTCGAATCCATTGCCGTCGTCCGAGATCTTCATGAGCAGGGTTTTCCCCGAAAGGTAGAACTGAACGATGGCTTTTGTGGCTTTGGAGTGTCGTACCATATTGTGGATAGCTTCCTTGAAAATGAGGTAAACGTCGCGGCGTTGTTTCATGTTCAGCCGGAGTTTTTCCACTTCCGGGACGATCTCGGCCTGAAGCTCGATGTTGTTTGCTTCCAGTAAGTGAGCGGCATATTGTATCATACGGGGCACCGCCTCGCCCAGCGTGTCGATGTTTGGGTTGATGCTCCAGACGATTTCCCGCATAGCTTCCGATACCCGTTGACTGTCCTCGTAGATACGTTCCAAAATGTGGCTTACCGTCCCTTCACCCTGCAACTGCCGCTGGGCCAACAGGCTACTCAGGCTGATGTTGGTGAGACCCGCGCCGACCTCGTCGTGAAGGTTCCGTGAGATTTCGCCGCGGATCTGAAGGGTTTGGTTGACCTGTTTTTGACGGTAGCGGTAAAGGGCGCCGACCCCTATGGCAAAAACCAGGAGGAGCAAGGCATAGAAGCCGGTGGTTTGTGTAAAGCGGGGGGCGATGCGAAAGCTGACAGCGGCGATGGGTCCATTTACAGTGGCGTGCACCTGGAAAGTGTAGCGGCCTGGGGGAAGCCGGCTGAAGTTGATCTGACGCTGCCTGCCCACCATGATCCAAGCCGTGTCCGCGCCGACGAGGCGATACGCATAATTGGTCGAGGGCCCGTCCAGGAGGTCAACCGCGGCGTATTGGATCGTGACATTGTTTTGCCGGGCGTTAAAGGCCGTGATAAAGGTGTTTTTCCTCGCCGGGTGATCCAGGATAGCGCCTGGATTGAAAAAGAAACAGGCGCCATGGCCGCCGGAATACAGGCGTCTATCCCGGGAATCATAAAAAAAATCCGACGTAGGGTAAGGAACCGGCAGGCCATCCTTTGTCGTGTAATTGGTAAAGGTCTTTGTACACGGATCGAAACAGGCGAGGCCCCCTTCCGTGACGAGCCAGAGTCTTTTACGTTCGTCTTCGCGGATGTCCGATATATGACAGTTCACAAGCCCTTGTTCGTGGCCATAATAGCAAAGGTGATGGTTGCGGAGGTTGTATTTCAGCAGGCCGCAGGTGATGTCGCCGATCCAAAGAATGGAATCGGACGGGCAACAAATGCCTTTTAAGGGCCCCACCTTTTTCCAACCGCCGACGGTTTCAAATTGCCGGCTCCTTCGATGCCAGCGGACGAGCAGGTTGCTGGCATCGTTGGTAAACCATAGATCTCCCTGCGGATCTTCGGCTATGTCGGTGGGGTATCTTAGCGGGTAGCCGCTGGGAGAATTACCCGGGTACCAGTCAAAGCGGTGCGTGGACCGTTCATAAGTGCAGAGACCTTTACCTTTTCCCAGCCCCATCCACAGGAGACCGTGGCTGTCCAGGAACTGGGTGGTAATGGCAACGGTGTCGAGTATGCGCGGTTTGCCCCGGTATGCCGAAAGCCGGCCGCTTTTTCCCGTCCTCGTGGAATACCAGAACAGGCCGATCTGGGTGCCGAGAAAGAGCGTGTCCTTGCCCTGCCTGCTCGAATTCCAGATGAAGTTCGCCCAAATGTCATTCCCCGTGTGCGTCAGCCGGTGTTGTCGCTGGCGGCCCGAGGGCAGATCCATCTCGAAGAACCCATCCCCATAAGTGAAGACCCACAGGGTGGAATCCAGCCGGTTACAGGAGGTCACTTCATAACGGACCGGCCGCCCGGTTTGACGGTCGATCAGCGGCGTACCGGTAAAGTATTGGTGACCGGCCGAGATTTTTTGCAGACCTTCTCTTGTCGTGGCCAGCCACCAACTGCCCTGAAGATCGCAAAGGGCCGTCTTATATTCACTGTCCTCAAAAAGCAGCGGCGACAGGGACATCGTCTCTCCCCGGTGCAGCGACAGGATTAAAAAACCAAAATTGTGCAACAACAGTAAAACCCGCCCGGCATCGAGTGCTACGGCCTGCTGCGCCCACGA
This region of Dinghuibacter silviterrae genomic DNA includes:
- a CDS encoding response regulator encodes the protein MPTSIAIFEDNSPLRESLTVLLSGVEGYIVCGGYENCAGAADVIRQHQPDIVIMDLDMPGVDGIEGLRIIKEQRPETFILMYTVFEDEDRLFQCLCGGANGYILKNSSFVYLLEAIENMLHGGAPLSPVIARKVLQSFRPPHTAYRLSDREKEVLKYLIKGYSYKMIAVHCHISLDTVRGHIRNIYSKLHVNCGREAVSKALRGNIL
- a CDS encoding c-type cytochrome: MFSPARLCGWGLVVIACSCKPHGNGGLDWKAPDTARIPATEEGRLIRYGRDLIANTAYYLGPKGTKAVLTNGMNCQNCHLDAGTKAWGNNYSAVYATYPKFRDRSGSVENIHRRVNDCLERSLNGRPLDTNSLEMKAISAYLRWLGQDVPKGTKPAGAGIRDIPFLDRAADPEKGRLVYQQLCQRCHGADGQGTLNPDSASYRYPPLWGAYSYTTGAGLYRISRLAGLVKDNMPYGGSHDAPLLTDEQAWDVAAFINSQPRPEKVFPKDWPDIARKPVDQPFGPYADTFSAMQHKYGPFSPIRNVH
- a CDS encoding ligand-binding sensor domain-containing protein, translated to MRKCIVIALVLLISSTTTGAQDIPHFVEKLTTAEGLSSNVITALAQDDNGFLWIGTPDGLNRYDGTEIVHYTNTLPHSYINCLLKLPGNGLAIGTQAGLSFYNTATGVFQNFYSHHQPSLDDYNNTIIALAVDARGNCWAASKNCIYIFTPQHRLKKILSSSFTAMTAARERLSFVEKMLPLSDGDVLLYLHDGWAMYSATADRLIHYQRPPAFLPTAAGRLFKIGDRHLLSIPKGKDSLLLLDEHGREESSCFFPYNKYPYISWAQQAVALDAGRVLLLLHNFGFLILSLHRGETMSLSPLLFEDSEYKTALCDLQGSWWLATTREGLQKISAGHQYFTGTPLIDRQTGRPVRYEVTSCNRLDSTLWVFTYGDGFFEMDLPSGRQRQHRLTHTGNDIWANFIWNSSRQGKDTLFLGTQIGLFWYSTRTGKSGRLSAYRGKPRILDTVAITTQFLDSHGLLWMGLGKGKGLCTYERSTHRFDWYPGNSPSGYPLRYPTDIAEDPQGDLWFTNDASNLLVRWHRRSRQFETVGGWKKVGPLKGICCPSDSILWIGDITCGLLKYNLRNHHLCYYGHEQGLVNCHISDIREDERKRLWLVTEGGLACFDPCTKTFTNYTTKDGLPVPYPTSDFFYDSRDRRLYSGGHGACFFFNPGAILDHPARKNTFITAFNARQNNVTIQYAAVDLLDGPSTNYAYRLVGADTAWIMVGRQRQINFSRLPPGRYTFQVHATVNGPIAAVSFRIAPRFTQTTGFYALLLLVFAIGVGALYRYRQKQVNQTLQIRGEISRNLHDEVGAGLTNISLSSLLAQRQLQGEGTVSHILERIYEDSQRVSEAMREIVWSINPNIDTLGEAVPRMIQYAAHLLEANNIELQAEIVPEVEKLRLNMKQRRDVYLIFKEAIHNMVRHSKATKAIVQFYLSGKTLLMKISDDGNGFDTCVAAAGNGLRNMQERARQHRWKLEIRSLPQHGTTVVLNTTLT
- a CDS encoding twin-arginine translocation signal domain-containing protein, with the protein product MSTTTRRSFLGNIAVGTAALATLNVPLHLNATPARAGDADTWFSQLKGKHRIVLDVPHPNELFPFAWSRVFLMTNMATGTPEKENNVVVVLRHEGIPFAFEDRIWEKYKFGEVFKYNDPKTKAPSTRNPFWKPMHGDFTVPGLGPVDIGIDQLQNSGVMFCVCDVAMTVYSAALAGSGDPAEVKKDWMSGLLPGVQPMPSGVWAVGRAQEHGCSYVFAG